The Toxoplasma gondii ME49 chromosome III, whole genome shotgun sequence genome includes a window with the following:
- a CDS encoding hypothetical protein (encoded by transcript TGME49_253500) — translation MAATDPSSRMGSSTTSSALRPVGSASQVDLDAVGHSERIYNLVSLVNSCDEKLLDCRDLKRLTRYSFCLHEEPAWSQLQLYQSWVVHILRLLGKEIEIRKDDDPVAVTEAIVDSLQGFHFGGIEVSVSSLRKGWGYIPCKVLHELLKELVTGRALQLPTYDPCNRKCGATHSVESIEDFAESHEADLGAHSGFFSSDSEDGEIEARRAEDLNEPEAAPAASAINKMSRTFVQDQWKGEVEQTLEFKKTFDEQLPSLCHAFKQLHEELQEMLTKVETREKWIEQKFSHIISDHGEVHQELVNQTKRRQKLVVQLEDLQTKQAVAQEACDRSSKLLQDKCNRATDARPIQELTKTLTTLRKEIKQMELRSGVLQHTSFRVRKPSTSPVQILC, via the exons ATGGCAGCCACTGACCCCAGCAGCCGTATGGGGAGCTCGACCACGAGCAGCGCTCTGAGACCAGTCGGATCGGCATCGCAAGTTGATCTGGACGCCGTTGGCCACAGCGAACGGATTTACAATCTTGTATCACTTGTCAACAGTTGTGATGAGAAATTGCTCGACTGCAG GGACCTCAAGCGACTGACTCGGTACAGCTTTTGCCTGCATGAGGAACCCGCGTGGTCTCAACTACAGCTTTACCAGTCTTGGGTCGTGCACATACTGCGGCTCCTAGGAAAGGAAATCGAGATCAGGAAAGACGATGACCCTGTGGCAGTCACAGAGGCTATTG TTGATTCTCTTCAGGGGTTTCATTTTGGTGGCATCGAAGTGTCTGTCTCAAGTCTGAGAAAG GGCTGGGGTTACATCCCCTGCAAAGTGTTGCATGAGCTGCTGAAAGAG CTTGTAACGGGTCGCGCCCTACAATTGCCTACCTATGACCCCTGCAACAGGAAATGCGGTGCAACACACTCTGTTGAGAGCATCGAAGATTTCGCCGAGTCCCACGAAGCCGATCTCGGCGCACATTCCGGTTTCTTCTCATCGGACAGCGAGGACGGAGAAATTGAAGCTCGACGAGCA GAGGACTTGAATGAACCCGAAGCAGCGCCTGCTGCTTCAGCCATCAACAAGATGTCCCGTACCTTTGTGCAAGATCAGTGGAAGGGAGAAGTCGAG CAAACCCTGGAGTTCAAGAAAACCTTCGACGAGCAACTGCCAAGCCTCTGCCACGCCTTTAAGCAGCTACACGAAGAGCTGCAGGAGATGTTGACGAAAGttgagacgagagaaaagtggaTTGAACAGAAGTTTTCACATATT ATTTCTGATCATGGGGAAGTTCATCAGGAGCTCGTAAATCAAACCAAACGGCGCCAGAAGCTTGTCGTTCAACTAGAGGACCTTCAGACAAAACAAGCTGTAGCACAGGAAGCATGCGACAGAAGTAGCAAGCTTCTGCAAGATAAATGCAACAGGGCAACCGACGCAAGACCAATTCAGGAGCTGACGAAAACGCTGACGACTTTGAGG AAGGAAATCAAGCAGATGGAGCTTCGCAGTGGAGTGCTGCAGCACACCAGCTTCAGAGTGAGAAAACCATCCACCTCGCCAGTACAAATCCTTTGCTAG
- a CDS encoding topoisomerase VIA, putative (encoded by transcript TGME49_253480) → MNVLYEAGFRIKAKQRQHSAHIKHILEEHILRVVGWFANRDVDHLTRLTKAERTERLRTFGIKKLTWVLSLLDQIHGLLMTNRAATQRELFYGLVNVFDTQAQVNAQLQQIVSWLEIPRDSLNVFASQKGLVAGMLTFVKGSLTLDCRRTGTGVLISETLVEVDRLESHASYIIVVEKDAIFQTLCEQQIWNIIPCILITGKGFPDFVTRKLLRRLQMSLNIECGYVGDFDPHGISIFLSYQHGSRAFEGPLVRCAVLHWIGLCFEDLEQLPVDVRLPLLSRDRALLKSLLVHRKIRDCERLQAQCSFMMEHDTKFEIEAITCLGFEYLARYYIPSKILKRTWI, encoded by the exons TCTCGAAGAGCACATTTTGAGGGTGGTCGGCTGGTTCGCTAATCGCGATGTCGACCATCTTACGCGTCTGACAAAGGCAGAGCGGACAGAGCGCTTGCGAACTTTTGGAATAAAGAAGCTAACTTGGG ttctctctctactGGACCAGATACATGGCCTCCTGATGACT AACCGTGCGGCAACACAACGGGAGTTGTTTTACGGATTGGTCAACGTGTTCGATACGCAGGCGCAAGTGAACGCCCAGTTGCAG CAAATAGTCTCCTGGCTCGAGATCCCACGTGACTCTCTTAACGTTTTCGCTTCACAAAAAG GCCTTGTGGCTGGCATGTTGACGTTTGTGAAAGGATCTCTAACGCTCGACTGTCGGAGAACAG GGACAGGGGTCCTTATATCGGAAACCTTGGTGGAAGTCGACAGGCTTGAATCACACGCGAGCTACATAATTGTCGTCGAGAAAGATGCAATTTTTCAAACCTTGTGCGAGCAGCAAATATGGAAT ATCATACCATGTATACTGATTACGGGAAAAGGCTTCCCTGACTTCGTAACTCGCAAACTGCTCCGACGCCTTCAAATGTCACTGAACATAGAA TGTGGTTATGTGGGAGACTTCGATCCGCATGGCATCAGCATTTTCCTGTCGTACCAACACGGAAGCAGGGCTTTTGAGGGCCCGCTGGTCAGATGTGCAGTTCTGCACTGGATTGGCTTGTGTTTTGAAGATCTCGAGCAGCTGCCCGTTGATGTCCGTTTGCCACTGCTTAGCCGTGACCGAGCTTTGCTAAAAAGTCTGTTGGTGCACCGGAAGATACGTGATTGTGAGAGGCTGCAAGCACAGTGCTCGTTCATGATGGAACACGATACGAAGTTCGAGATCGAGGCCATTACCTGTTTAGGCTTCGAATATCTTGCCCGCTACTACATTCCATCGAAAATCCTCAAACGAACATGGATTTGA
- a CDS encoding transporter/permease protein (encoded by transcript TGME49_253510~Predicted trans-membrane domain (TMHMM2.0):45-65:95-118:132-152:158-178:192-215:226-249:263-286:298-321) — protein MAFDLDAEPPPTIGPVVLRSAAIVLVNSTQPLLVDLLRYHGGAEPTTLLYLLPTYLGMVFVGLASKTKKSIWNEKWGRASLLCLCDMLHQISEKAGLVFAGSAAYTITASWSTVWTALLSLLILRKQLRKHQWLGILLICIGFSVKAVQINFTRTNYEAIGILLTLFASILHGLSFVLNEKYMTGEHQIDGPNLVGMCGMISSTAITTWILIWTVPQWDVRVRGSIARSGGSIPVVVTVHVALFLLSVLRSATLWYLLKHVGAVSSGILKGARTAIVFLLSHVLYCHLQESQCMTSVKALSVVLCVSGVLVYSIGDRLFLQGPFLPSKQRKASVSSPHAASPGPIACSSKQRGQKRY, from the exons ATGGCGTTCGACTTGGATGCGGAGCCTCCGCCAACTATCGGCCCGGTGGTTCTCCGCAGTGCCGCCATCGTGCTGGTGAACTCGACTCAGCCCCTTCTAGTGGACCTTCTTCGTTACCATGGAGGCGCAGAG CCCACCACGCTCTTATACCTTCTGCCGACGTACTTGGGCATGGTCTTTGTTGGGCTCGCCTCGAAGACTAAGAAGAGTATCTGGAACGAGAAGTGGGGAAGAGCGtccctcctctgcctctgcgaCATGCTACATCAGATCTCTGAAAAAG CTGGGCTGGTCTTCGCAGGAAGTGCTGCGTACACCATCACTGCGAGTTGGTCAACTGTGTGGACCGCCCTGTTGTCGCTGCTAATTCTTCGCAAACAATTGAGAAAGCACCAGTGGCTGGGCATTCTCCTCATCTGCATTGGCTTCTCAGTGAAAGCCGTGCAGATCAACTTCACGCGCACGAACTATGAGGCCATTGGGattcttctcaccctcttcGCTTCTATTCTG CACGGCTTGTCTTTCGTCCTGAATGAGAAGTACATGACGGGAGAGCATCAAATCGACGGCCCAAATCTTGTCGGCATGTGCGG GATGATAAGCAGCACAGCCATCACTACATGGATTCTCATCTGGACGGTGCCGCAGTGGGACGTGCGCGTGCGAGGGTCGATCGCGAGAAGCGGAGGGTCAATTCCA GTCGTCGTCACCGTCCACGTGGCTCTTTTCCTGCTGTCGGTTCTTCGCTCGGCCACGCTGTGGTACCTCTTGAAACATGTCGGCGCAGTCTCGTCCGGGATCCTCAAG GGAGCAAGAACAGCcatcgtctttctcctcagccACGTCCTCTACTGCCACCTGCAGGAGTCTCAGTGCATGACATCGGTCAAAGCTCTGTCTGTGGTACTC TGTGTCTCAGGCGTGCTGGTCTACTCAATCGGCGACAGGCTTTTCTTGCAGGGCCCTTTTTTACCCTCGAAGCAGCGAaaagcctctgtctcctcacctcATGCGGCGAGTCCGGGGCCGATCGCCTGTTCCAGCAAACAACGTGGCCAAAAACGATACTAG
- a CDS encoding hypothetical protein (encoded by transcript TGME49_253490): MAANPRLLAPCGESPASPLAMSAVSAHSVSRESPLSGASSVSCRALAEVTFLPHSLAPGGGAPLASLAQKKNEEGLEPTENMPLSAHAADMLRKELFSVRVAGRYKADLVGACLFMRHGARTPKENFSISATGTESSRFPPGDIGRSPSEADRNRAAAGDNSGAKPQKPGYPGVPVVAAAEPQAIVPEAGKTGEKSSQNGLVQHPTGTPKRPRESRNEAGWKSESRSVSLASDGGSFKETPDTKSVPRQGEGTSSGLPYGIEERQEAANGAEEHIPKGGSVDPSVVHVSQAHACRREAGEHGTALSTARPSDSRGPTVWRPPSIAGSGCGAFSMNSFVEAVGGNRVTSSVVNGAQRGLLGHVPREHSPARSSPPGAEIDADAPAGLAPEMPCCPEETEEKKGAGAAHSIAAQVETSKERANSRVIKDHSVSANKAPSGCWFGVVPMGPCGGHPANRAQQVRTSLSFLAFPPTPLSPQSPDPTSTASSSSSTPISSRSRSCSSGAEAALAVVAGASPQTWRAVSPKAARGPKGRPAFTPTYGFEKTLSSDAVLPAASKAGTPMPALPCKASPSVATLPLASTLPCRPEVLLQTPGVAEVSPARSVLLTPGRSPSAPQGAACPFNCAPGLLTAAGWQQAACIGCALRRKQRIILRNAFLRECLETLEGGEEAREGGGRSQPLQIQGAPFRGADSACREGGTRSMGRPLDRGESPMQEHSAYAETHKDQTLLQPTDASESCGVSASSCLSPRSRASDALASSLTAPGRAASCPQCRSSLPQSCNPSHDSSTSTHVDPCAAACLHVCPSVFSPSVSSSVSSRSGNSSCSAAGSISGAGCPGAPLAGCGHPPAFSTSPQGVWSSTAAPELPTNSDFQGFILDRCSSLFLCSTESLRCQQTAEGVLAGLLHGPGAFREIRRPCGSLEAVGGRPASPQSGTVCKPFDSCTEQASARLFVAPRSARETRGGDRAKTEVNGKKGDLGGERQSAGREEMKGGGRWPHAKEENAAGPLRGGFPGPFEAWGRTRGVCLHVAPSGSPLASALKAKSQIVKFLKQRCLAESVCYQRACLQLRAESDLLRQLTGWEEKAGLKVMKKFVSSYSTYLFHGVPPPPLSNGVIQSRPATADAPTTASFATFFGDLSRQSSALFSPFDEAHAVSMSPPLSRQRSSSPSQAARPLAPEAARSAGLAEGRETKQWGLEGSEERRNGDTACGRSSEQDPSAPGASLERRAEASRQLTTQEVDAEKEQKEEAPDAPVSLLQAIFLGADVITRLQFGEEEEVGWRAGGTSLLELASRLERMADWCLEREQSCHATQQTPGRKPARASRSTPFPSADKTHREKEWPAPECETRRQSGGEHEQETDVAKGAAEEFEDRSEQASGTEPPLLQIFVTHQSALLALQGALSVPTEELHVPAFGCYISAELLRLNRSSAGDDWDYPIVGDEAKGTADAEERREESRAERVGRKTWKQGERSHSPWFSYLEFDKQRENKAGCGGSPLSPLHALSRSEEELSSCTSTPRTAPTDESSSLSCSLVSGRASAATDSVESHGTSFEGDRGYPPSNQSAREMVGFQLSSSVPSYTAENAASPISLPVPEVPVSPSSPATQPSSRPPVSHPFLEKLTSRKPREARKKHPGYLIRWTINGSQPVVLPPSLRFKPPSQPPFYVSGSPSASASASSPVSSVSLSLASLSSRGEGQEERDKATLAAKLEQALQERGERLYALQHCAAASEYSAADALVRSVLAEEASFLSRFPLLKDAEPRVGMQGEEQAGGLEMHGCVPPQEAEGESGPGGACGAVSSTQVTLVDPEEITQFLCCRQMPCFCFHCLQRAERRLWSQRQRTGQGSETGRLNEVEPGKNEGGTGRGQEGETTHDEERLYEENELDFETCNIVELDRLLSFLDERIAKYGMPIPVGDDSRSHPELALQTQARDGKGDACAKKRDAELETVRHNV; this comes from the exons ATGGCTGCAAatccgcgtcttctcgccccgTGTGGAGAGAgtcccgcgtctcctctggccATGTCGGCGGTGTCCGCccactctgtctcccgcgagtctcctctgtcgggcgcgtcctctgtttcctgtcgAGCCCTTGCTGAGGTGACGTTTCTGCCACATTCTCTCGCGCCAGGTGGAGGCGCCCCGCTCGCATCGCTTgcccagaagaaaaacgaggagggCTTGGAACCCACAGAAAACATGCCGTTGAGTGCGCATGCGGCCGACATGTTGCGGAAGGAACTGTTCAGCGTCCGCGTTGCAGGGCGCTACAAGGCAGACCTGGTCGGAGCCTGTCTCTTCATGCGACACGGTGCACGGACTCCGAAAGAGAATTTCTCAATCTCGGCCACTGGCACGGAGTCTAGCCGCTTTCCCCCAGGAGACATAGGCAGGTCTCCCTCGGAGGCAGACAGAAATCGAGCAGCTGCTGGGGACAACTCCGGGGCAAAGCCCCAGAAACCCGGCTACCCTGGAGTCCCAGTTGTCGCCGCCGCGGAGCCACAGGCGATAGTTCCGGAGGCAGGGAAGACTGGAGAAAAATCATCCCAAAACGGCCTTGTCCAGCATCCAACAGGGACTCCAAAGAGGCCCCGCGAATCGCGGAACGAAGCAGGATGGAAGTCGGAGAGCCGCAGCGTTTCGCTGGCGTCTGATGGGGGCTCTTTCAAAGAGACTCCGGACACGAAAAGTGTTCCCAGACAAGGAGAGGGCACGTCTTCTGGCCTTCCTTATGGCATTGAGGAACGCCAAGAGGCTGCAAACGGTGCAGAAGAGCACATTCCAAAAGGCGGGAGTGTGGACCCTTCGGTCGTGCATGTGTcgcaggcgcatgcatgcaggcgggAGGCAGGTGAACATGGGACGGCCCTCAGTACAGCAAGGCCTTCAGATTCACGCGGGCCTACGGTCTGGCGCCCCCCTTCCATTGCCGGTTCTGGCTGTGGTGCATTTTCGATGAACTCCTTCGTGGAAGCTGTAGGAGGGAACAGAGTCACTTCGTCTGTAGTAAATGGCGCCCAGCGCGGCCTCTTGGGGCACGTGCCTCGCGAACACTCTCCGGCGCGGTCGTCGCCTCCTGGAGCGGAGATAGACGCCGACGCGCCAGCGGGCCTCGCGCCGGAGATGCCGTGTTGcccggaggagacagaagagaagaagggcgcTGGGGCGGCCCACAGCATTGCTGCTCAGGTCGAAACCTCCAAAGAGCGAGCGAATTCGAGGGTGATCAAGGATCACAGCGTAAGCGCAAACAAAGCGCCCTCCGGGTGCTGGTTCGGCGTGGTGCCCATGGGCCCCTGTGGAGGTCATCCCGCGAATCGCGCGCAGCAAGTGAGAACATCCTTGTCCTTCCTGGCTTTTCCCCCCacgccgctgtctccacagTCTCCAGACCCTACTTCCACGGCGTCATCGTCCTCGTCTACACCGATCTCGTCTCGCTCGCGGTCGTGTTCCTCTGGAGCGGAGGCGGCTCTCGCAGTCGTCGCCGGTGCATCACCGCAGACCTGGCGTGCGGTCTCTCCCAAGGCTGCTCGGGGCCCGAAAGGGAGGCCTGCATTCACTCCGACGTACGGCTTTGAGAAGACACTTTCCTCGGATGCGGTGCTGCCTGCCGCCTCGAAAGCAGGAACGCCCATGCCCGCACTGCCCTGCAAGGCGTCCCCTTCTGTCGCCacccttcctctcgcctcgacCCTTCCATGCCGTCCCGAGGTTCTTCTGCAGACTCCGGGCGTGGCGGAGGTGTCGCCGGCGAGGAGCGTCCTCCTCACACCGGgtcgctctccttctgccCCGCAGGGGGCCGCCTGCCCCTTCAATTGCGCCCCCGGCCTGCTCACCGCGGCGGGCTGGCAACAAGCTGCGTGCATCGGCTGCGCTCTGCGGCGGAAGCAGCGAATAATCTTGAGGAATGCCTTCTTGCGCGAGTGTTTGGAAACGCTCGAGGGGGGCGAAGAAGCTCGCGAAGGCGGTGGCCGTAGTCAACCTCTCCAAATTCAAGGGGCCCCTTTTCGCGGGGCcgacagcgcatgcagagagggcGGCACTCGAAGCATGGGGAGACCTTTGGATCGCGGAGAATCCCCGATGCAAGAGCACAGTGCGTACGCGGAGACGCACAAGGACCAGACGCTTCTCCAGCCGACCGATGCCTCCGAATCCTGCGGCGTCAGCGCCTCCTCttgcttgtctcctcgctcgcggGCCTCTGATGCActtgcctcttctttgaCAGCGCCCGGTCGCGCGGCTTCCTGTCCTCAgtgtcgctcttctctcccgcagTCCTGCAACCCGTCCCACGATTCCTCTACTTCAACTCATGTGGACCCGTGCGCggccgcctgtctccacgtttgtccttctgtcttttctccgtctgtgtcttcttctgtctcttcccgcTCTGGCAACTCAAGCTGTAGCGCTGCCGGCAGCATCTCAGGAGCGGGCTGCCCTGGCGCCCCCCTGGCTGGTTGTGGACACCCTCCTGCTTTTTCGACGTCTCCCCAGGGTGTGTGGTCTTCCACAGCAGCTCCGGAGCTGCCCACAAATTCGGATTTCCAAGGATTCATTCTCGACCGCTGCTCGTCGTTGTTCCTATGCAGCACAGAGTCGCTGCGTTGTCAGCAGACCGCCGAGGGCGTCCTCGCGGGTCTCCTCCACGGACCAGGTGCCTTTCGCGAGATCCGGCGTCCTTGCGGCTCTCTGGAAGCGGTCGGGGGTCGACCTGCCTCTCCCCAGAGTGGCACTGTATGCAAGCCTTTCGACTCCTGCACTGAGCAGGCTtccgcgcgtctcttcgtAGCGCCTCGAAGCGCGCGGGAGActcgaggcggagacagggcgaAGACAGAAGTCAACGGCAAGAAAGGGGACCTTGGGGGAGAGAGGCAATCCGCCGGGAGGGAGGAGATGAAGGGCGGCGGTCGATGGCCCCatgcgaaagaagagaacgcggcgGGGCCTCTGAGGGGAGGGTTTCCAGGCCCTTTTGAGGCATGGGGTCGAACAAGAGGCGTCTGCCTCCACGTCGCCCCCTCGGGGTCTCCACTTGCCTCGGCGCTTAAGGCGAAAAGCCAAATTGTGAAGTTTCTCAAGCAGCGGTGTCTAGCGGAGTCTGTCTGCTACCAGAGAGCTTGCCTCCAG CTGCGTGCAGAGTCCGATTTGCTGCGACAGTTGACGGGTtgggaggagaaggcgggcTTGAAGGTGATGAAGAAATTCGTTTCTTCGTACAGCACGTACCTCTTCCACGGcgtgcctccgccgcctctgAGCAACGGTGTGATTCAGTCCAGACCAGCAACGGCAGACGCGCCGACGACTGCGTCGTTTGCCACTTTTTTCGGGGACCTCTCACGTCAGTCTTCTGCGCTTTTTTCGCCGTTCGACGAGGCTCATGCAGTCTCCATGTCTCCGCCGCTCTCCCGGCAGCGgtcctcttcgccgtctcaGGCCGCGAGACCCCTCGCGCCCGAGGCGGCGCGGAGCGCTGGACTTGCCGAGGGCAGGGAGACAAAGCAGTGGGGGCTGGAagggagcgaggagaggcgcaacggagacaccgcatgcgggagaagcagcgaacaGGACCCGAGTGCGCCGGGCGCCagcctcgagagaagagcagaggcgaGCAGGCAGCTGACTACGCAAGAGGTGGACGCCGAGAAGGAacaaaaggaagaagcgccggACGCGccagtctctctgctgcaggCGATTTTCTTGGGAGCAGACGTGATCACGCGTCTCCAGttcggcgaggaagaagaagtgggCTGGCGCGCGGGGGGAACTTCGCTCCTTGAGCTCGCAAGTCGCCTCGAACGAATGGCTGACTGGTGTCTCGAACGTGAACAAAGCTGTCACGCGACCCAGCAGACTCCTGGAAGAAAGCCGGCGCGGGCGTCTCGTTCCACCCCGTTTCCTTCGGCAGATAAAACgcacagggagaaagaaTGGCCAGCCCCAGAGTGCGAGACTCGGCGACAGAGTGGGGGAGAACACgaacaggaaacagacgtaGCAAAGGGCGCCGCGGAGGAGTTTGAGGACCGGAGCGAGCAGGCGAGCGGCACCGAACCTCCGCTGCTGCAAATCTTCGTGACGCACCAGTCCGCCCTCTTGGCACTGCAAGGTGCCTTGAGTGTACCGACAGAGGAACTTCACGTCCCGGCGTTCGGGTGCTACATCTCAGCCGAACTGCTTCGTCTCAACCGGTCTTCCGCGGGAGACGACTGGGACTATCCCATCGTGGGAGACGAGGCAAAGGGGACGGCAGACGCGGAGGAGCGGCGGGAAGAAAGCCGCGCCGAACGCGTCGGGAGAAAGACATGGAAgcaaggggagagaagccaTTCGCCGTGGTTTTCGTACTTAGAGTTCGAtaaacagcgagagaacaaggcgGGGTGTGGGggttcccctctctcccctcttcatgccctttctcgctctgaGGAGGAGCTGTCCTCTTGCACCAGCACGCCACGAACCGCACCGACTGATGAGTCatcgtctctctcgtgttcTCTGGTTTCCGGCCGGGCCAGCGCTGCGACGGACAGCGTCGAGAGCCATGGGACTTCTTTTGAGGGTGACAGGGGATACCCTCCATCGAATCAAAGTGCGAGGGAAATGGTCGGCTTTCAGCTCTCCTCGTCCGTGCCATCGTATACAGCTGAGAACGCGGCGTCTCCGATCTCTCTCCCGGTGCCAGAGGTGCCGGtttccccttcgtctcctgctaCGCAGCCTTCTAGTCGTCCGCCTGTGTCTCATCCGTTCTTGGAGAAGCTTACGAGCCGAAaaccgagagaggcgcggaagAAGCATCCAGGGTATCTCATTCGGTGGACCATCAATGGGTCGCAACCGGTTGTTCTTCCTCCCAGTCTCCGTTTCAAGCCACCCTCTCAGCCACCTTTCTACGTATCGGGTTCTCCCTCTGCGtcagcttctgcttcttctcctgtctcttctgtgtcctTGTCGCTTGCTTCCTTGTCATCGAGAGGCGAAGGGCAGGAGGAGCGAGACAAGGCGACTCTGGCGGCCAAGTTGGAGCAGGCTCTtcaggagaggggagagcgaCTGTACGCGCTTCAGCACTGTGCAGCTGCTTCGGAGTATTCAGCTGCAGATGCGCTGGTGCGCAGCGTGCTGGCGGAGGAggcttcgttcctctctcgttttccgcTTCTGAAGGACGCAGAACCGCGAGTAGGCATGCAAGGGGAAGAACAAGCTGGAGGGCTTGAAATGCATGGGTGTGTGCCTCCCCaggaagcggaaggagagagcggtCCAGGCGGTGCGTGCGGAGCCGTTTCTTCAACGCAGGTCACTCTCGTCGACCCGGAAGAAATAACTCagtttctctgctgcaggCAAATGCCGTGCTTCTGCTTCCACTGTCTCCAGCGagcggagagacgcctgtGGAGTCAAAGGCAGAGAACGGGGCAGGGGAGCGAGACGGGGAGACTGAATGAGGTGGAGCCGGGAAAGAATGAAGGTGGGACGGGGCGGGGGCAAGAGGGGGAAACAACGCATGACGAAGAAAGACTGTacgaagagaacgaactCGATTTCGAAACGTGCAACATTGTGGAACTGGACCGCCTTTTGTCGTTCCTAGACGAACGAATTGCCAAGTATGGCATGCCGATCCCCGTGGGGGACGACTCCCGCAGCCACCCGGAGCTCGCGCTTCAGACTCAGGCTAGAGATGGAAAGGGCGACGCATGTGCTAAGAAACGGGACGCGGAGCTGGAGACCGTGAGACATAACGTGTAG